In the Parashewanella tropica genome, ATCACCTATTCGGCCAAATCCTCATCCTTGCCGATAATGCATGGCGACAAGGTGGCGTCATGAACGGCAACTTCGGCATGTACATTTTGGCGATGGGGATATTAACCATTGGTGGCTGCCTGACTTTGTTGGTAGCCTTCTTTATTTTACTCAGCAAAGTCATGGTCAGTGTGCTGTTGGCTATCGGTCCGGCCTTCTTTGTTCTACTTCTATTTCAAGCCACTCAACGCTTTTTTGAAAGCTGGCTAGGCATGGTACTCAACTTCGGTTTTATCTTGCTGCTGGGTGTGTCGTCAGGACAACTGATGACCACAGTGGCGTCTAAATATCTCGCACAAATTTCTCACAACCATGCGGCATTAACCACGTTAAGCGACAGCTCCATGCTGTGCATAGTAATGGGGTTGTGCATTTTAGTGATGAAGCAAATACCCGCAATGGCCTCAGCTCTTGGTGGCGGTGTGGCGATTGCCGCGCACGGGGCGATTTCAAACAGTCTTCATGCTATGCGCCCTACGACATTACGCCATCAATACCGAACGCTAAGACGAGATTTGAACTACACAGGTCAAGCGCTATCGGCACCAATAAAGCCTGTAGGTTCAGGCTATCGTGCTTATCAACAACGCTTTGGTGGTAACAGCATTTCAGGAGAAAGCGACCAATGAAAAAATGCCTATCAATATGCTTCATCCTATTGCTCACTCACTGCTCAAGCATGCCCAAACCACCGCACTGTAAAGACGATGGCAAAGGACTAAAACCTGTGAACACTCTGCCTATTGTTATCAAGCCTATTGAGGTACGTCATGGCTGAACTTGAGCAGCAATTGACCGATAAGCAGTTACTTCAAAAATACTTTGTCGAAGCCAGAGGTTGGGATGCTGAGCTGAATGTCAAAATCAAACAATCTGAGCAACGAGCTTGGAAATGCTGTTTGTTACTCGCTTTACTTGCCTCACTTTTGGCTATCAGCCTTATTA is a window encoding:
- a CDS encoding type IV secretion system protein; amino-acid sequence: MAATSNLYRSIFSLVDQALHNYVQQGSARLIQYLIPVFTSMMILWVVIWGYSMMFGRSQEPLQEGFFRIIRIGFILTLGLTVGHYNHTVVRFLSETPQFLAAVVSGTKTQNAAQLLDHLFGQILILADNAWRQGGVMNGNFGMYILAMGILTIGGCLTLLVAFFILLSKVMVSVLLAIGPAFFVLLLFQATQRFFESWLGMVLNFGFILLLGVSSGQLMTTVASKYLAQISHNHAALTTLSDSSMLCIVMGLCILVMKQIPAMASALGGGVAIAAHGAISNSLHAMRPTTLRHQYRTLRRDLNYTGQALSAPIKPVGSGYRAYQQRFGGNSISGESDQ